Part of the Mastacembelus armatus chromosome 6, fMasArm1.2, whole genome shotgun sequence genome, CCACTGATCTTGTCTCATTGAGATTTCACACTTGAATGAGCAAATCATTATAATGGAGAAGGCTGaaggctgcagcagcacatccCTGTATGCAAGTATGATGACAAAAGCTTATTAGTGCCGTTTTTGATTCCTCTGTGTTGAGTCATTAGCATGTCAATAGAGTagagacacaggcagacaggggACATTTTCAAAGGCCTCATCGGTCACAGGCATTTGGACTTTGTTTCAAGAAATATTTTCCAAATTAATGTGCTGTGAAATATGTATTATTCATCAGGTGCGTTGAGCCTTCGTTGAAGCTCCTTTAACAGGGAACCAGGCAACCATTCAGTCTATTTAACACGCTGCCTGTCCAGAGAGCCTGCACAACAAGCATACACAGTCAATGTCTTAGTAAAATGCAGACTGtcacacaaaatgcaaatagcatcttatgaaaataaacatgcaatGTCATgcgaacaaaaacacacaaaacccacttttcttttcaaaagcAGAGCTGTAATTGGTAATCCCTGTATCACGAAGTGAACATACTGCTATCTGATGTTTTGCAAACACCTTCCAGACAAACTAAGTCATCCAGTTGTgacttttccacattttgttGCCTCGTCACATActataaaagaaaattatttcCTGCGTAAGAGGTGTGTCTCCTTTGGAAAGTTATTAAGTTATTTTCACCCTCTAGGAGCCCTCAGATCTTGGATTTTGTTTCCCACGTGCCCAGTGGGCCAATCCCTGCTCTCTAACAGCAGGcgctggagctggagctgatAATTATTTCTGGGGAACTATTGGTGACTGTTGAGAACTTGGGCTATCTGtctgtcagagatgtaatgagCAGATAAAGACATGAGGCTAAGCTAGGCCTGTTAGTGTTGTTATGTAATGTGAAGTGTATCCCAAAAATCATCTGAATGTGCCTGAGGACTGAGTTGGTCCTAGCCTGCGCAGATGTTTTGTGCAGGGATTAGCACAGTCCGGTCCTTGAGGCAACATCCTTGAGATGTTATTGAGTTGAGCAATACTGGTGAATTTGTTAAACTATCCAAAGTGTAATGACAACAAAAGCAGAGGTGCATGGAAAGAGACACAACTAAATGACAGTTCTTAAAAGCCTTATAATGTACAAAGATAAAGATTGTAGGGAAGCTTTCCAAAGCCCTGCAGCTATGACTGCAAAAGCTTGTTAAGTGTTAATGATAATGGTAATGACTTTTTGACCCTGTTGGTTCCAGCTCCACCTGCTTACTTCTGTCCAAAGTGTTCACATAGGCCTTCTGAAAATTTAAAGACTTTAATTGAATCCTCAAAAATTGCCTCTGCAAgcgcacatgtgtgtgtgtcactatgCATGCTCACAGTCATTTgaaatttttctttttgtataatCAAGTGACTGCAAATATCCATGTGATTTAGCACAAGATTTCCACAGAGAACCAGATCTAATTGCTGAACCATGAtagttttatataattttgAATAATTATTGTGCGGCTCTCAGCTAAAGGCACTTTGtggactttttctgtgtgtttttggtctcATTGGACTTTGAGCACATAAACTCAGCCCTCTTACAAGATTGAAACATTGgatgacagaggaggaggatgaggtaCAATGGTATACGACACAGAAGGCAAAGgatgacaaatgaaaatatcagctttgctttttattacttttatcaATGACACCATGTGGACACAGCAGAATGGCAGTAAAAGCTGCCATGGTGCCGCATGGCAGAAGACCCAGTGATGCCAGGGGCCACAAAAGAGGCAACACTGTCTACTTAGTGTGGATCCAGAACAACAATAGCGTCTCTGCTTTATAGATGAGACTTCTCGGTGCCAGGGTGTTGCTGGCTCTTTGAGTTGTTTGTGTATCTCTGCCAACCTGGAGCAGAATGGCACGGAGGGAGCGTAGGTTCTTCCAGCACTGTTTATTGTCGTCAAACAGTGATGTCTAACGTATTATACACACTTTACCCAGCCTGGGCTGGGGTCTTACTTTCTTTGTTGATACTGATAGGGATAGCCGTTGGGCTACACTTGCTGTATTTATATGCACTTGTGTATCCTTCTTTTGTTTGGATCCGAGGCAGCATGTGATGTACACTCTGCCCTTTACTCCTGCAATTGTTTCTTGGACTTCTGTTGCTGCAGAGATAGCACAGTAAATGCTCTGAACTGGAGCAACCTCTTACAAAGGCAAACCTAAATGGCATGTCCGCTTGCAATCACACTTACAAATACAAGCTTGTACTTGACAGGTGCATACCCAACCCCTGACCATTGCACTAGCACAACAGTGCCATTTACCTCttacgcacacatgcacatgcctTACACACCCAGTAAACATACCCTTCATGTAGCCTCAGGCGTTGTGAAGGTACAGTATATTAACTATCTTGCTTGAAATTTTCTGATAAGCTTTGgtgttttccacttttctcaATACTGCTCATGACTAACAGAAGTTAATCATTGAGACCTTTCCACAGGAAATTGAAGGTTAAGGTTGTGTCTGAATGAACGGATACTTGTAtgcttgtatttgtgtgtagttttccctttttttttttttgtttttgcaatttTGTCTGCATATATGTGGCTGCCAGATGTCTAAGGCAGATGTTAGCCACTTACTTCTGACTTGGAAAGAAGTAAAATCATATCACAAACCGGAAAAAATTGTCCCAGTTCATTTTCAAGTGTTGCACTGTAATTTGTTCAGCAAACAGCTGTAGTTTTGACATGTGGAAGCTTCTTGGCGCCCAGCTTCACCAAAAAGGCCCATCAGCCCAACACAGCTGCTCACGCAGAGTGGCACACAGATGAGATGAATCGTGCCCCGTGTGTCTGCAGAGCTGTAATGCCAACAACTTCTGCCTTGAGTCGAATACACTGAGGAGCTTGGAAGCTGATATTGAGGAGCAAGAGACATATGTACAGCCAGGGTGATAAAAGATGCCAGGCAGGTTAGCTGGATAGGTGAGGGATGATGAGAGGCGAGAGAGAAAATGGCACATGACTCCAATCACCGCCTTTTTCCCCActgttcttttttcctctttatatGTCTGTCAGTCAGTATTTTATTTCCCCATATTTAGTCTCCCCCTTTCTCATTTGCTCACTGTCTTTCTTCCTGAccgtctctttctctccctttcatCATGCTGTATGACTagcctgttttctttatttagttCAGCTGATAAGATCCACAAGGGGCTTTATTTTATGGATCCGCATTTGTTTGTATCATACCTTTGAGAACAGAGAACATGTGTGACAGAGCAGAGCTGAGTTTCAGCTGAAAactgtgtcctgtgtttgtgtgggtgggGCATGGGTGAAAGTGGAGGTAAGAGTTGGAATacgtctgttttttttcctttttgacagGAGGTGATGACCTGAGGTTAAAGGTCTGATTTTGGAGGTGTGGAGCATTATCCTGTGGCTAAATGTTTTAGAGGCTTAGATTAGAAAGGGTGTGTGTAGTGACTGAACATGTGCAAAGCAGTCTACGTTGGCATTTGCATGTTAACTCAGTAGACTCATCCTCTAATTTCTGGACAGCAAATGTGATGATTGACAGACTGTTTGGCTTCTGCTGTATTTTAAACATCTATTTCAGGAGTTCATCTTAATGGTATGCTTCATGATTTTAAGACTTCGCAGAGGGCCTCTCCTGTGGCCATATTTCAGTGAGAACCAGGGCCCAGCCGGAGCTGGGTCAGGCAGACGTCTGGTTCTCAGTGTTGTTGCACCCATGACAGGGAGAATAGACAGCAACCTGAGACTCTCAGGCCCGTTTGTTTCCTGTTAGTGCAGATTATCACATTTCACCAGCCTGAAGGTACAAGAACAAAGCATCATGGGAGAATGCCGTTCTCAACTGGGagatgcttgtgtgtttttgttcttatttaATGTGATTGTTACAGAACATACAGAAGCTGGGCAGACATAAAAAATCTTTAGATTGGGAACTGTCTTTACGGTTGTTTGTATGTAAATTACAAATGCAGTAAATTCCAAATATAGTCAGTTCCCGTTAGATATGACCTAAATTATCTACAGGTATGTATTTGACACAAATGTCAACAGTTCAGTCTCGTCTTGAGCtttgtaaactttttttttcctgctggttTCTCATAAGGTATGAAGGTGCTTTTGCACAGAGGTTTAGACCAGTAGGGAAGCCCGACACTGCAGGCTTAAAGATTGTAAATGGGTCTTCCTGTTCAactctgcatgtttttaaaaaatgcctcAAAGCTAAAGTAAATGATAGTTTACTCACTTTATGACTCAACCAGTTAGGGTTAATAATGTGTTGCACCACAGAACACTCTCAAAGAGAGAAATATTGACATCTCTGCTGTGTTGAAACTTCTGGTGTTTGTTTTAGATAAGTACTCCCTTTTCCTATCAAGTTTCTTTCCAGATGAAATCAACTcatacctgtccagggtgtacccctgcctttcacccgaaagagagctgggataggctccagcagaatTTGTATCACATGTAATCTCTCACAATCTCCCCCACCCCCTGCTTGTTTCCTGTGATCTCATTCTGTGGGGCAAACCTCTCAGCTGTGCCAGCACTCCCTGTGCAGGTGATTTCATGTCGAAATGTTCTTCAGTGATGTTGCCACATCGCATTGGTTGTTGCTGCCCAGCAGAGTTTGTGTTTGGTGTCCAAACAGCAGAGAAGTAATGGTGGTGCGGGGCAGCCAGGTCAGCAGAGGCGGAGGGGCGGGGCAAAGGTTTTGTTAAGAAAGGCAGGAATTCTTCTGGCTAGCAGATGAAGTCAGTGCATTCCTCCACAGTGGCTCCCTATAGGCAGCCAGTGGAGCAGAGCCAGCCACTGAATGAGGGGCTGATAATGGTGGGGCTCAGTATTAAACACCTCCCATTGAGAACCGACAGAAAGAGACCATCTGTCTGACTCTGGGTGAAGAGTTGTCTTTTAGCAACTGAGGCTACAAAGTTTCATTTGCATTGCCAAGTTCTACTTATAATCCTACTACAGCCCAAGGCATTTGAATTTTATGAGCGCTGTGGAGTTTTATTACCTTGTTTTGAAGCTTAGctgtaaaaatacattcaaacaGAGTTGGGACTGATATAATGATAATCATTTGGGTTAAAGTGCTCTCTGAAGTCTGATGAGACTCGGTTTTGGTCCTGCCAAGGCAGATCAAACTGACAGACGCGAACATTCTCAGAAATACACGTTTGTTGTTAGACTCCTGGaaggtttctgtgtgtttctagATACACAAACACCCTCTGCCAAACATAGACACACTTGAGTTGCTCCACTTTCCCTGTCCGTTCCCCTCGGCAGTAAGCTATCATAACGGCTTTGAAGGAGGGCAGCAGAGCGTTTAATTGGGTTACAGATTGGCATTTATGCTCCCCAGGTCCACGAGATATTGCCGCAGCTCTTAACTAACCACTAGGAACTTTACAGGATGCCATGCTGCCCTACCCGTTGGATGCTGGTGTTGAAATTTACATTTCCTATGTGGTGCTCTCACTTGGTGCAGCATTTTTGACCAGTCATGGTAATTTTTATGTTCCACACCTCCAGTGTATTTGGTTATGTTTGGGTTAACAAGAGTTTGTGTCGTATGTTGTGGTAAGATCACGTGACGTCACATTTGGGGCTGTGACTTCGCAGGATTTGTGCTGTGGTTGTTTTCAAACTATGCATTATCCCAAGGAACTTGATTTTGGTTTTTGATCCATAGAGGTTCATTCTTACCAAGATAAATATAAATTACTAGAGTAACCctaaaacatgctaacaagcctctttgtctctgctgtttATCTCTTTCAGAGGCAGTGCCATGCAACATTGACCTAAGTCAAGCCAGGCTGAAGTGATCTGTTTTGAAGACCATCTTACCCTTCACCCTGCCCTGCCTGATCCTAGATGGAGCTCAAAGTGTGGGTGGACGGAGTGGTGCGTGTGGTTTGTGGACTATCTGAGGAGACGTCTTGCCAAGATGTCGTCATTGCCCTGGCACAGGCTATTGGTGAGTATCTCAAGCTCTGAAACCATTGTATCATCATTTTGTGATAGCAGGATACAGGCTGTTCTGACTTAGCTTCTGTAACAACCCTGCAATGACTTGATGTGAGAAAAGCAGGAGTATTTGTACATGCCAAGATTACAGCAATCCTTTTCTGCATTCACCTTTTGATTCTCTGCTGACCCATGTGGAGCATTGTTAGAGGGTCAGTTTGGATTTGAGCTGAGTCTCTGTCCCTGTATGCTCTGGCTTTATTTAAGCCATACGCTGCAACACCATTGAACAACATAACTCCAGATTTAGAACTCTCCTCCTTCTACGAGTGAGCCGCCTGCCAAGTCATTAGGGAGGGATTGTCCTAATTTCAAGGTCCTTGTGGAAACTTCagtttatttgaacattttttacatGTTGTGCAAGTCTTATGCAGCAGCCTTTTATGCCAATCCTCAGAGGTAGAGCTTTAAAGGTATCAGCATCATCATAATGCATCTGATGTCATTTATTCACTTGGTATTACTTGTGTAGAACCAGTGCAAGGGATCAAACTCAATGCTTTAATATATTGAAGGGGAAAAGATTTTACCACAAATAACAGATTTCACCAACTAAGTTTtgtaacatatttttttaaaagagcaaGAATGTCATACAGCTCAATAATCTATGCTGTTTTGCCATACATACGTTGAGTCGcactgactctgtgtgtctgtcttcgTCTCCAGGTCAGACAGGCCGTTATGTTCTAATCCAGCGTCTTAGGGATACGGAGAGGCAGCTGCTGGCCACAGAGAGGCCTCTGGAGTCTCTGGCTAAGTTAGGCCAACATGGCAGTGAAGTTCAGTTTTTTCTTCGCCGTACTGGCCCTAGCAGCAGTGATGGACCTGACTCAAAACAAGACAGACCAACTCCCCTCCCATTGCCCAAACATCCCGAGCCAGAGCCTTCAAAACGCAGCCAGCCTAAGAAAGCACTCACCTTTAACCTGGGGCCATCCGCCTCTCCCCGAACCAAAGCCAAACAGTTTAAGAGGTCTCCTCAGGACTCTCCAGAACAGAGAGCATCCCCCTCCCTTTCTCCTAGCCTTGTATCCCCACACATGCCATCCCCCTCTCCTTCACCACCTATAGGCTTGTCAAAAGATGAGGTGTTTAGGAAAGTACTCCAGCAACAAGAAAGACTGAGGGCCATCGAGGCCCAGCTAGAAGCCCTAGAGAAGCAATCACATACTTGGGAGCATCCTCACCCATCTCCCTGTCCTTCACCCATCTCTGATACTCGTTTACAAGAAGAGATGGATGCCCTGGAGCAAGTCCTGAGGAGGAGCCAGGCT contains:
- the rassf7a gene encoding ras association domain-containing protein 7; amino-acid sequence: MELKVWVDGVVRVVCGLSEETSCQDVVIALAQAIGQTGRYVLIQRLRDTERQLLATERPLESLAKLGQHGSEVQFFLRRTGPSSSDGPDSKQDRPTPLPLPKHPEPEPSKRSQPKKALTFNLGPSASPRTKAKQFKRSPQDSPEQRASPSLSPSLVSPHMPSPSPSPPIGLSKDEVFRKVLQQQERLRAIEAQLEALEKQSHTWEHPHPSPCPSPISDTRLQEEMDALEQVLRRSQAELAHEQHWEEELRSEMEKERGMRRRLGELHANLDECGRRLHDFSVRSAQLEQEIQRESQAEGKANRPEESFDAARAELHNQERQGAELEEEMSETDKALEKLQSLLQAKQEELEELNKELRQCNLQQFIQQTGVLPAHTHSRTDLQEQLDQVELTHLQNGYRNESHSVTPVESPPRPTAKQFLGHPRNLQNPLVSSLNPEVMTSRESSWR